In the genome of Dromiciops gliroides isolate mDroGli1 chromosome 1, mDroGli1.pri, whole genome shotgun sequence, the window ATGTATGTAAAATTGGTTGAAGCCCTGTGTGCTGAGCACCAAATTAACTTAATTAAGGTTGATGACAACAAGAAGCTGGGTGAGTGGGTAGGCCTCTGTAACACTGACAGAGAGGGGAAGCCCCGAAAAGTGGTTGGCTGCAGTTGCATTGTTGTTAAAGACTATGGCAAGGAATCTCAGGCCAAAGATGCCAtcgaagaatattttaaatgcaagaaatgagtaaataaaagccttggtttgatttgaaaaaaaaataaaataaaatgtgccaTCCAAAAGCTCCATAGCCTAGGGAAAaccctctgggccttggttttctcttctctaaaatgaagtgggggggtggggggaggacagctaggtggcacagtggataaagcaccagtcctgaattcaggaggacctgagttcaaatcagcctcaaacacttgacacttattagctgtgtgaccctgggcaagtcaattaaccctcattgccctgaaaaaaaaaaagatgagcagacttgattttagaaaaacatggaaagacctgaatGAAATAATGATAAGCAAAACAATCtcaaccaagaaaatgttgtttatagtaacagcaatattgctcaaagagtaactgtgaatgactaagctattatgagtaaataaatatgaatattcaaatcaactacaaaggacctaggAAGGAAGAGATTATCCAGCCCCAGAAAAATGACATATGGAAGTATGTAATGTAcggtttctctctgtctcttgtcacacactcacacatgtacgtatacacacacacacacacacacacacacacacacacacacacacacaggcaagtCTCACATTTGTGAGAAACGTTGGCCTTCTCTAGCATGAGGTTGAGGGGGAATGAGAcagcttggaactcaaaatgtaacccaaaaaagattaaataaaagaattatatgtatgtatgtgtatattttttttggggggggggcagggcaatgagggttaagtgactttcccagcgtcatacagctagtaagtgtcaagtgtctgaggccatatttgaactcaggtcctcctgaacccagggccagtgtcttatccactgcgccacctaactgccccctaaaataataattaaaaaacaaacttgaaTACTAGACTGCAAGAAATCTCATACAGGAGAATTGCCCAGAAATATCGAAAGATGGcaaagttcagctcaagagaACATAAGAAAGAGAAATCCAAAGCTTGTTATCTTATTGATGGCTTATTGCATGATATTTAATTTTACCAAAGAACAAATTTTACAAGTagcaaggaaacaaaaaagactcCTTAAattccaagggggaaaaaacaatcagaaaagtacaaaattaactacttaaaagaaatcaaagaaaaaaaaattgttgtattATATCCAAAGTGCAAAGAACATTGGCAGGCAGCCCAAAATAAAGTATCTTGAAAAGGAAGTGTAAACATGACAGATGCACTTAACATTTCAGCAAAAGGGAAGAATCTGAATCATCCCTTCAGAAAAACCCAGGGTATTCAACACAcatggacagctgggtggcacagtaaatagagtaccaggcctggaattaggaagattcttTTCCtggtgttcaaatccagcctcagacacttcctatctgtgtgaccctgggcaagtcatttaaccctctttccctcagtttctttctctgtaaaatgagctggagaagaaaatggtaaaactactctctgccaagaaaaccccaaatggagtcacgaagagttgggcatgactgaacaaccaataAGAGCTGCAGATGGAAAGTGTAGAATTAACTGGAGAGTCCAGGGAAGCCtgggaaaggtgtgtgtgtgtgtgtgtgtgtgtgtgtgtgtgtgtgtgtgtgtgtgtgtgtgtgtgtttgttttagtGTTCCATTCTTCAGCTCTCCAgtatgaaaagaaaggaagctgAGGATGTTGGGAAGGTACTGGGTATCCAAAGCTGAGTTAACATCctgatgatgagatttcaggtgatcagattaaaatgtaattagggaatatttaacaaaataaatatagataataagTCAGTATGTGACCTGTAGGAATCCTTATATACTGCTTCTATTTGAGagctctatactatttcacttgttgACCACATCAGCTCCCATTGATTCCACTGTCAACTCtatagatgattcccaaatctatagtTCTAAGCCCTAGTCTCTCTACTGTGTTCCAGTAGAACACAGTTTTAATGTTACAGCATTAATTGCTTTTTGGGATGTGCCCTGGGCCTCTAAAACCCAGTATGTCCAAATTAGttatcattgccccccccccaaccctgttCTGatactgtcaagggtaccaccatcctcccattcACCTAAGTCCCaacctcaactcctcactcactCTACATGGCCAGTCCTCAAAGAATCTCCCTTCATATTTCTCCTACAtatctccttctctccattcacacaaacCACCATAGTTTAGGCACTAATCATGTTGAACCTGGACTTttgcaataaccttctaattgCTCTCCAATCCACCCTCTACTCACCAATTTCCCCAAAGTGTAGATAGACATGACCATTTTACCCCTTCCCCAATTTGATAAAACTTCTTCGGCTTCCTCTTATCTCCAGTTAGAGCTCTTCACGACCTGGCCCATTCCTATGTGtctagtctttttacactttactcccctctcCTCACTTCACAACCCAGCAACGCTCACCTACTTGTCTTTGTGCTTAGCATaggacattccatttcccatgtcCATGCATTAACACTGACCATCCCCCTTGTCTTCTGCAAGAAGGCTTCCCCATTCCTCCCTGAtctttagtgccttccctctgagattagtccctttatcctgtatataccaTTTTCTCCCATTGTTGTTTGCAATGTTGACTCCCCTGCACTGATTGAGAGcagtgtctttttctttttttgcatcccTGGCACAGTCTTTGGCAcacagaaagtacttaataaatgcttgactgactAACATTCGACAGCCCACAATCCCTGAAATGTGAGTTCTTACTCCCCATCTTACAGACagggaaattaaggcccagaaaggggaagagacttCCCCAAAGCTATATGGGGAGTCAGAGGCTGACTCAGGACAAGAAGCCGTGTCTCCTGACCCTCAGTCAAGGGGagggctctttctttctttcttttttttttagtgaggcaatcggggttaagtgacttgcccagggtcacacagctagtaagtgttaactgtctgaggccagatttgaacttaggtcctcctgaatccagggctggtgctctatccactgcaccatctagctgcaccggGGAGGGCTCTTTCAATAAGTTCCTGCTCCCTTTCCACTTGTACTCTCCCCCAACCTACAAAGACTCACAACATTACAAAGATCCATGACCTCCTAACTTTTCCATGACTTGGAAGAGGGTTTAAAGAGCTGCATTGGCTCAAAAAGTTTCACCATGTGATGGCTAAGCCTTTTGCTATAAACCCTCTCTCAACTTAACTACAATAGCTGATTGTTGGCCAGACATCCAGCCAGCTTGTCAGTTTGCACTTGAAACATGGAAAGGATCTGTCAGAGAGCCTGTGCTTCACTCTGGAACTCCAAGAACACATCACTTCTTTAGGAAAGAGGCAATATGGTACATGGACAGCGTATTGAATTGGGAATTTGAagcccaggaagacctgagttcaagtcccaactctgacGTCAAGTCAATCCACATAGGAATATTGGGAGAGAAAGGCTGAGGCATCCCTGCCCCATAGCAACAGACGAAGGCTTTGCTTTGACACGAATACTGGGGAAGACATAAGTGATGTCAGATTTCATGACACTTTCTGACTATGAGACCAACAGGATTTAAGGGGGGTAGGGGTGTGCCAGTTTCAATAGTACTAAGAAACAGGTGATAGCAGGTTTCATgacaacttcttctttttttttttggtgaggcaattggggttaagtgacttgcctagggtcacacagctagtaagtgttaagtgtctgaggcctgatttgaactcaggtccttctgactccagggccggtgctctatccactgtgccacctagctgccccgacaactTCCTTCTAAAAGATATATTGGTTTAATAAAAGTAAAGATAGTTGTCTGGGCAtgtaaaagtataaaaaaaagacCCAGTCAacttcaaagagaaccaatgaacaCAGACATGGGCCTGTGATGCTGTCTGGGAATTCTGGAAGAACTTTCAGGGAGTTTAACAACCATCTAATACAATAAATAGCACAGGTCTTAAGCTGGGGGCTATCAATTTAGTGTGTATgggtaagtatgtatgtatgtatgtgtgtgtgcgtgtatatatgtatatacatatacacacaaacacacagacaagCCTTTCATGTCTCccccccattacatgttaaaacaatataactggtttttaaaattattttgacaactatatttcgacataattggtttcctttggaattcaatgtattttactttaagcatttaaaaacattattctgagaaggggtacagAGATATTGCCAAAGGAGTCTAGaacacaaaaaaatgttaagaacacCTGATCTGGTACAAACCTCActctttacagatggagaaactgagacttgtGAAAGGGAAGTAACTagctcaaagtcacaaagctagccTCCAAATTACCAGTGTGTCCTATATACCATGGTTGTAAAACTGGACCAAAAATCTCGAGttcagcctgaaccagattaaaatgtatttgggaaatgttttACAATACAACACAGATGATGtcaatgtgtggttttctaagtcaatgtgccaTTTCTATTGGAATATGACACCACTGCTGAATATCATCCACCTGCCTCTCACAATGATTATACATTGATGCAGTGACACTATCCTCATTGTTATTCCTAGCACAccacactccctctcccaactcccATTTTTACCTGTTGTACCCCACAcatggaattctctccttcctcacccccatatcctggcttcccttaagtctcagctaaagtcctccTTTCTACAATGTCTTTCCCAGCCCTACTTCATCTTAGTGCTTTGCTCTGAAACTATCTTCAACTTATCACATACGTATCTTATTTGggcatagctgtttgcatgttgagAGCAGGGAGTGTCTTTGTGTCAGcagtccctggaacatagtaggagcttattaCCAAATGCTAGCAGATTAACTAGTTGATTGAATTCTGAGCTCCCAGAAGTGCGAatacaattattattgttgttgttactggcCTTTCCCCAAAGGCTGGATCGCAGACAGGGGAACAGCTGAATCCCTTGAACATGGAATCCCCAGAAACTGGATTCCCCAGGACTGCTCCCCATCCCGCCCGCCCCCTCCTCCCCGCCAGAGTGGGTGGGGTCCGACGGAGGATCAATCAACAGGAAGCCTACTAATCAAATGCCTACTATAAGCGTAAGAGGAGTGCAAAGCGCTGGGAGACAGGCAAAAGCGTGGTCCCTGCCcgcaaagagctcacagtctaatggggacgGGAGGCGGGGGAAGCAAAACAATCACACAGGATCAAAGCGGggacacgcgcgcacacacacgcaaGTAGAATTGTTTAAAGTTGGGATCCCTCGGGGGCGGGGGAAAGAGCggggggctggggggagaggCGGTGAACCAGCTTCTCCTCAGCCCCCAGTCCTCAAGAGGTAGCATTTTCCACGAGAGCGACACCGATCCCGGACCTGATTCTTTCCGACCCTCCTCCTATTCCACCCACCCCGGACACCCCGGAAAGAAGATCTACTTGACCCCAAGTGCCTGTCAGAACCTGAGTCTCCCAACCCACCTACCCAAGCCCTCACCTAGCAACTCACCCCGCAGCAACTGCACCAGCAACTCCCGGCACTTTCAGGGGGCAGCCATCTTCCTAGCCACGTGACCTCGTCAAAACGTACCAGTATGAGCAGAAGAGGGGGAGGTGCTGACCCATGTCCAACCAAGAAAGGAGAAACTACGGAAACACTAAAGCATCTGAGGCCTGATAACTTATATCGCACGTTTAAAGCAATCTTTGATGTCCTCATTGTGGTTCTTTTCAcaaggagagagtgaagagtgAAGCACTCTTTGTCCCTCTGGAAGAAGTACTCCCCTTCCTCTTGAAGTGGTAGATGCCGATTCAAACCAGATATAATGAGCGTGCGGAAGAGTGCGCATGCGCCCAATCTCCTGCGGCGCTCCTCGTGGAGGGACCGAAGGATGCTGGGTAGGGCTTGCGCGGCTAAGGCCTTATAAGACGGGCTGGGGGCTGTCCCTGGCTTGGGTGTCTGGGAACTTTGGGCGCCGGTAGAAGTCGTTCCAAAGGGCTTCGAAAACTTTATAGCCCTACTTAAATGGGGAGTTGTCTCTCTACCTATGTGTTTTTGGTCCAAAGTTATAATTTCAACTGCGTAGGGAAACTCCCTGGGGTGGAAACTCGGCTCCCCTGGTGCAGCTGTTGCCACTCCCCTTTAATTTAGTGATGTTGGAGCATCCAGAGGTTTCGTGACTTGTCCTTGATGAGGCAGCTCGTTGGTATCAGAGGCtgagcttgaacccaggtcaaggGCACTCCACTTTATGCACTCGCCCCCGTGCCCTCCGATGGTTAGGTTCTCGATGTATGCACTACCCCGTGCTGCGTACCTATGCTGGAGTTAAAAAGGAGGGGAACACGGGTGGAGTGGGAAAAGGATATGAAATGGAGCTGAGCCCGACTCCCAACCATGCGTTTGTTACCTATGCGAATTTGGAcaaattgttgtttttcttccctcaGAGCTTCAGTTTACCCTAGCCGTATAAAAAGAGTGGTCAATCCTTATTCTTGAACTGCTTACAAGGGTAGTTTTGATGTATAAAAAGACTCTATAAAACTTTAAAAGACCTAAATCACCCCACCCAAGTAAAAGTCACCTTTTAGAGTATTGtatgagtcaacaagcatttattagatcaGTCACTCTGCTAAGTCTCTGtgggggatacaaggaaaggaaccccccccccccaaaaaaaaaaccctgcaacaACCACCACAATCAAAACCCGTCGCAGaccccaaggaacttacagtctgaTGGCGGAAAACACACGTAAATacttatgtacaaataagatagaggataaattgggagTTTTTTCAAGGAAGGCTCTGAGGTGAGGCTGGCCCAATTCTCAGTCACTAGTAACTAAGGGGAAGTGATAAGACAGGCTCCGGGGACCCAAGTCCGCAAAAAGCATGAGAAGTTCAGTTtctgtgtgcatttgtgtgtggcgggtggggtgggatggggggggggggggaggttaaaCACAATCTTTGATGAGAGCCTCCAGGATCACTGTATGTGTTCGGCAGGACAATCTTCTCCTTagacaaagaattattttctattgACTGAATGAGAGTCCTTTCTTTTGAGAAAAAGCCACTgttgcttttctcttcttcctcctacagACTACACTTATCTCTCTCCTAAGAACAGAAAGTTCCTGAGggtagaatttttctttttagatccTCATTTGTTTGTTCGTTATACAGTCATGCCAGACTGTTGgggaccctatttgggttttcttgccaaaaatactggaagttctttgccatttccttctccagctcattttacagatgaggaaactgaggtaaatgggattaagtgacttgcctagggtgatacagctagggagtgtctgagaccagatttgaatttaggaagatgagttttcctgactccaagcctggcaggcactctatgcactgtgtcaaCACCTAGCTGCCGTGATTCCTTTGTCCCTATCTGGACAGATAGAAAAGATGACAAATTCATTCAAAAgccaagcagggggcagctaggtggtatagtggatagagcaccagccttggattcaggaggacctgagttcaaatcaggcctcagacgcttgacacttgctagctgtgtgaccctgggcaagtcacttaacccccattgccccaccaaaaaaaaaagccaagcagGTTCTATGTCCAAAGTATTGTCCCAAACgtgaaagacatcaataaaacaaaggcCTTATTCTCAAAGGTTTAGtctaaatcaataaacatttattaatcaccttttttgtgccaggcactgtgctaagcatgcaAAGAAGGCATGCTCAAGGTGCTGAATGTGTCAGAGCAGATAACACataaacaagtatgtacaaacaatGTCAGTGCAGGACAaagtggagataatcaatagagggaaggcactgacagTAAAGGAGATacttcagggaagccaggagggagagaattctgggtatggaggacagccaatgaaaacatctggagtccagagatggagtgacttgggctaggaagagcaagaaagccaCTGTCACTGGATagtagagtatgtggagggggtTTGGTTATGaagagccaaacagaggattttatatttattcatggaGATAATAAAGTGCTGCTGGAGGTGATTGAATAGGGCAGAGTGTGACACAttcttgaggaaaatcacttagctGAAAGTAGGCTGGAACGAGGTAAGACCTGAGGCAGGAAAACCAACCAGCAGACTTTTGAAGTACTTAAAGTGTCTAGACCAGGTGGATGACAGTGTCGAAGGAAAGAAGAGGGCTTATGCAGGAGAGGTTACCAGGGTAGAAATAACATAATGTGACCAGTTAGATATGAGGGTTGAGGATGACAACCCTAGGTTGAGAATCTGGGTGATTAGGAGGATGGGAGTGTCCTTGAGAGTAAAAGGGAAGTTCAGAATTGGTGAGTGTTTGGGGGAAAggataatgaattcaattttggatATATTAAGTTTGAGGTATCTAATGGGACCTACAATCCATTGAATTTCCATTAGAGATGGATTATATATGCAGTTGGGGATACAAGACTGGAAGTTAGCAAGAGAAGTTCAGTcaggctggataaatagatctgagactcatttgcatagagatgataattgggaGTTAATGAGACTACCCAGTGAAATTGTAatctgggagaagagaagagagcctaggATAAAAAGCACTAGGAAACAACTCTCAGTTAGCAGGCATGACCTTGACAAAGATCcaggtcagataggtaggagaaccaagaaagaacgTCATAAAAACTTAAacagagtatcaaggagaaaagggtgatgttagtgtcaaaggctacagagaggccAAGAAAAAGGAGGACCAATAGAATCAGCAAATGATAGATTGCTGGCAACTTTGTacagagcagtttcagttgaatgtgAAGGTCAAGGTCAGAAGCCATTattaagaagagagagaagaggaaggagaaagaaggataagTGGATTGTAGATGGtcttttcaagaagtttagctaCCAAAAAAGGAGACGAGAGATAGGACCGCAGGTAAGCAGGGGTAAACATATCAAGTGGGAGGTTTTTTGAGATTGGGGAAGACACTgcagtcagttaataaatgtttattaagcacctactatgtgccacgcactgtgccaaatgctgggaatacaaaaagaggcaaacgGCAGTTCTTATAGTGAAGGAACTTACAAATTATACTCAAACAACATTGcaatctaaaggggaagacaGGAAAAGAAATGTGTAAACAAAGTATATACTggatacataggaaataattaacaaagagaaCGCATTAGAATGAagagggattagggaaggcttcctaaagaaaatgggattttagtttcAATTTAAAGGAAGTCTGTctgggaagccaggagacagagatgaagagtcAGAACGTTCTAGGCATGGGAGGATAaccagggaaaatgcccagaactgaggCATGGAGTGTCTTGTTGGTGCAGCAGCCAGCAGGgcagtgtcactgaattgaagagtacCTGGTAGGGATTTTCgatgtaagaatactggaaaggcagttgcgggggggggggggggggggggggcagctaggtggcaaagtgtttgataaagcacaggccctggactcaggaggacctaagttcaaatctggcctcagacacttgacacttactagctgtgtgaccctgggaaaatcacttaaccctcattgccctgcaagaaaaaaaaaaagtatcaagaaGATGGTAaccaacagtatcaaaggctacagaaaggtcaaggagcAGGGCCAAGAAAAGGCCCTTGGATCTGGCAATTATGAGATCATTCATAACTCCAGAAAGAACTATTTCtgtggaatgatgaggtcaaaagGCCTGATTTTAAGGAGTTTAAAAgtgtgagagaagagaaaatcgAAACACTGATAGGTACTTCCTTAAGAAACTGGGCCACAAAGAATAGAAGATATAAGATGATAGTTAATATGGAGGATTAAAGGAAGGTTTTTTGAGGTTGGGTGAGACATGGGCATATTTACAGACAGTAGGGCAGCAGCCAGGAGACAGTGAAAGTGGAAGTGATAGAGGGCAACGTCTtactggagaagatggaatggaatggaattcccTCCATGGGATGATGGAGGAAAGAGGtgagatgaggaaaagagaagagaagagggagaacttTTGATTAATGTCTTTactttctgtaaaatatgaggcaagattctcagctgagagggtaggGAAGGGGGAGCTATGGGAGGTTTGAGGTTGAACAAAAAGGTTTGTAGAAGCTGTTGGGGTCAGTGGAATAGAGAATCAGGCAGGGAAGTGTAAAAGGATTGATCACTTGGTGGCCGAGGGCCCAGTTGAGCTTATGTTACATAAATTTGCAGTGAACCAGGTCAGCGGGATTGTGTGACTTTCTCACGTTTGTTCAGCAGCTCGTGAGTTGGAGTAATAGGGGATGATGGTAGTGATCTAAGGCTGAGGAAGCTTAGCAGGACAAGCTCATCCATACAATAAAGATCCAAGTgactcattttagagaagaggacgGTGTAGGGTTGACCTGGTTCAGCCAGGGGtcgagatggggaagggaggagagtgtagcTATTGCAGGGTGATGGTCTGGCAAACAGCTGTGGTGGAGGAGCTAGCGGCCATGATGAGGACAAAGAACAGGAgtaggggttgggggggaggtagAGTGACagcaaataaaggaatttcagagttcatgaacatgaaattggaacacttgtgggtgatgTCAAGATTAAGGGTCTGACCATTTAGAAGGGGGGCGGggcagcggggcagctaggtggcgcagtggatagagcactggccctggagtcaggagtacctgagttcaaatctggcctcagacacttaacacttactagctgtgtgatcctgggcaagtcacttaaccccaattgcctcactttaaaaaaaaaaaaagaaggggggcagcCTGGAGtagtgagggggagggggatggggggtTGTGGCAGCCAATTGGAGGTTAGGAAAACAAGCCACCTCCCACTTCTCTGCAGTAGCCAATCATGAGGCTTGTCTCCACCCAAAAC includes:
- the LOC122736354 gene encoding 40S ribosomal protein S12-like, whose product is MAEEGSAAGGVMDVNTALQEVLKAALIHDGLARGIREAAKALDKRQAHLCVLASNCDEPMYVKLVEALCAEHQINLIKVDDNKKLGEWVGLCNTDREGKPRKVVGCSCIVVKDYGKESQAKDAIEEYFKCKK